In Synechococcales cyanobacterium T60_A2020_003, the sequence ATATCCCGAAGGTCATACCTCCCGCAGCATCTATGCTGCCTTCAAGATGACCAATTTGGGAGATTCTGCCCAGGCGTTTGCCCCGTATCTCCCCTCTTTGGGCGTGGCGATCTGGACAACGACCCCCTGGACAATTCCGGCCAACCTCGCCGTTGCGGTGAATCCAGAGCTCACCTATGCCGTGGTGGAGATATCGGGTGAGAATCCGACGGCGTTTACCCACCTGATCGTGGCGAAGGACTTGGTGGAACGGCTGGCCTCAACCTTAGGGATCTCCCTCACGGTGAAGGCGGAACTCCCTGGAAAAGCGCTGGAGTTTTCCCACTATCACCATCCATTGTTCGATCGCGAAAGCCCGATCATCATCGGCGGCGATTACGTCACCACCGAATCCGGTACCGGATTGGTGCACACGGCACCGGGGCACGGTGTAGAAGACTTTAACGTAGGGCAGCGCTACGGCCTGCCTGTGCTGTGTCCGGTGGATGAGAATGGCGACTTCACCGAGGAAGCAGGCTCCTTTGCTGGGTTGAACGTGCTCAAGGATGCGAATGAGGCGATCGTCCAGGCGATGACTGAGGCCAAATCCTTGCTGAAGGAGGAAGCCTACGTTCACAAATATCCCTACGATTGGCGGACGAAGAAACCGACAATTTTTCGGGCGACGGAACAATGGTTTGCATCGGTCGAAGGGTTTCGTGATGAAGCATTGAAGGCGATCGCCGACGTTACCTGGATTCCAGCCCAGGGCGAAAACCGGATCACGGCGATGGTAGGCGATCGCACCGATTGGTGTATTTCGCGGCAACGGAGTTGGGGTGTGCCCATTCCCGTCTTCTACGACAACGACACCCACGAGCCGTTGATGAACGAAGATACCATCAATCACATCCAAGCCATCATCGCGGAGCATGGCTCCGATGCCTGGTGGACGATGTCAGTTGAGGAGCTTTTACCGGAGAAATACCGCAAGGATGCCAGCCGTTACCGCAAAGGAACGGACACGATGGATGTGTGGTTCGATTCCGGCTCCTCGTGGGCGGCAGTGGCGCAACAGCGGGAGGGCTTGACCTATCCAGTGGATATGTACCTGGAAGGATCGGATCAGCACCGGGGTTGGTTCCAGTCGAGTTTGCTGACTAGCGTTGCCTGCAATGGTCATGCACCGTATAAGACGGTTCTGACCCACGGTTTTGCCCTGGATGAACAGGGGCGAAAAATGAGCAAGTCCCTGGGCAACATTGTTGATCCAGCGGTGGTGATTAACGGGGGCAAAAACCAGAAGGTAGAACCTCCCTACGGGGCAGATGTGCTGCGGCTTTGGGTGTCGTCGGTGGATTATTCCGTAGACGTATCCATCGGGAAGAACATTCTGAAGCAGTTGGCGGATATTTACCGCAAGATCCGCAATACAGCCCGATTCCTGATCGGCAACCTGCACGACTTTGATCCCGCGAAGGATGCCGTTCCCTACGCCGAATTGCCGGAACTGGATCGCTATATGCTGCACCGGATGACGGAAGTGTTTGACGATGTCACCGATGCCTTTGAAAGCTTCCAGTTCTTCCGTTTCTTCCAAGCGATCCAGAACTTCTGTGTGGTCGATCTGTCCAATTTCTATCTGGATATCGCCAAAGATCGTCTTTACATCAGCGCTCCCGATGCCCAGCGTCGCCGCAGTTGTCAGACCGTCTTGGCGATCGCCCTGGAAAACTTAGCACGGGCGATCGCGCCAGTATTGTCCCACTTGGCGGAAGATATTTGGCAGTATTTGCCCTATGCAACCCCGTTCAAGTCGGTATTCCAGTCTGGTTGGATTGCGCTGGATTCTCAGCATCGCCAACCGGATCTGAACTCGCTTTGGAATTCTC encodes:
- the ileS gene encoding isoleucine--tRNA ligase, translating into MTEPGSYKDTVNLPQTDFSMRANAVQREPELQAFWREHRVYETLAETNPGEAFVLHDGPPYANGTLHMGHAMNKILKDIINKYHLLQGRKGRYIPGWDCHGLPIELKVLQEMKPEERKNLTPIELRKRAKAWALAQVDQQRDSFKRYGVWGDWDQPYLTLQPEYEAAQIGVFGQMVLKGYIYRGLKSVHWSPSSKTALAEAELEYPEGHTSRSIYAAFKMTNLGDSAQAFAPYLPSLGVAIWTTTPWTIPANLAVAVNPELTYAVVEISGENPTAFTHLIVAKDLVERLASTLGISLTVKAELPGKALEFSHYHHPLFDRESPIIIGGDYVTTESGTGLVHTAPGHGVEDFNVGQRYGLPVLCPVDENGDFTEEAGSFAGLNVLKDANEAIVQAMTEAKSLLKEEAYVHKYPYDWRTKKPTIFRATEQWFASVEGFRDEALKAIADVTWIPAQGENRITAMVGDRTDWCISRQRSWGVPIPVFYDNDTHEPLMNEDTINHIQAIIAEHGSDAWWTMSVEELLPEKYRKDASRYRKGTDTMDVWFDSGSSWAAVAQQREGLTYPVDMYLEGSDQHRGWFQSSLLTSVACNGHAPYKTVLTHGFALDEQGRKMSKSLGNIVDPAVVINGGKNQKVEPPYGADVLRLWVSSVDYSVDVSIGKNILKQLADIYRKIRNTARFLIGNLHDFDPAKDAVPYAELPELDRYMLHRMTEVFDDVTDAFESFQFFRFFQAIQNFCVVDLSNFYLDIAKDRLYISAPDAQRRRSCQTVLAIALENLARAIAPVLSHLAEDIWQYLPYATPFKSVFQSGWIALDSQHRQPDLNSLWNSLREIRDEVNKVLEKARTEKAIGSSLEAKVLLYAVDPELRQQLQGMNPNDSLAGNGVDELRYLFLTSQVELLDSPEPLSKLTYSSQSDTLGVGVADADGEKCDRCWNYSTHVGESTEHPLLCERCIPALAGEF